Below is a genomic region from Desulfonatronum sp. SC1.
TGGTACTCTATCCCACGGCCCTGGGACTGACCCGCTTCGATCTCTACGCCTGGGGCTACTTTGCCACCCCCATGCTCGCGGGGATCGGCCTGCTCGGTTTCATCGCCCTGGCCTTGCGTCTGCATTGGATCGTTTTTATCCTGGGCGCGGCGCTCCTGACGGCCGGCCTGGACCTGCTGCCTTCCGGCAACCTCTGGGACCACCTGACCGACCTGCCCCTGACCCTTTTCGCTCTTGCCGCCTTGGGCGTCCTTACGGTACGGCGACTGATCGGACGCGCCCGCGAGTGAGACCGTCTCGTTGACGCTTCCCGTTTTTTCTGTTCGATTTTCAGATCTTATCGCAATAATTACCTGAAAGTGAGCCATGATCCACCGCATCCCTCCGTTTATCCGTTTTTTTCTGGCCGTCACGCTGTTCTATCTGGCACTCTTCAGCGCAGCCCGGCTGGTCTTTTGGCTGGTCTTCGACAATCCCCACGATCCTCTCGGATTGGGCGAGTTGGTCCCGGCCCTGTACGTCGGGCTGAAATTCGACCTGCGGCTGACCCTGCTCATGCTCGCGCCGCTGTTGCTCCTGGGCTGGATCAAGTGGATTCACCCCTTGTTCACCCGGGTCGGGCGGCGGCTCTGGGGAGGGTATCTGGGGTTGGCCACCCTGGTGGCGGCCGGGTTCTACGTCACGGATTTCGGCCACTACGCCTATCTGCTCTCCCGGCTGGACTCCACGGCCCTGCGGTTTCTCTCCAACCCGCTGATCTCCGCGCAAATGGTCTGGGAAAGCTACCCGGTCCTGCCCTGGTTGTTGGGTCTGCTGGTTTTGTTCGCTCTGCTGGGCCTACTTTACGCCTGGGTGACCAGGCGCTGCGCCGAAGCCGAGTATGCTCCTCCGCGTCTTTGGCAACGGGCCCTGATCGTCGTCGTCTGTCTGGGGCTGTTCGCCGGCGGGATCTACGGCAAGCTCTCCTGGTATCCGCTGCGCTGGAGCGACGCCTTTTTTTCCACCCATGTCTTCGCCCCTGCAGTGGCCTCCAACCCGGTTCTCTATTTCTTCGACACCTTCAAGACCGGGGCACTGGTGTACGACGAGGACGCCGTGCGCACCGCCTATCCACTGATCGCCGAGTTTTTGGGCGTGGACCATCCCGATCCGGACCGCCTGGACTTCGTCCGCAGCGTCGAACCCATGTTTCAGCCGGACCGTCCGCTGAACGTGGTCATCGTTCTGCTGGAGTCCTTTACCACGTACAAGACCGGCTGGTCCGACAATCCGCTGGACCCGACGCCGAATTTCGACCGGCTGGTCACGGAAAGCCTGTTGTTTCCAAACTTCTTCACCCCCACCGCCGGAACGGCCCGGTCCGTGTTCACCGCGACCACCGGCCTGCCCGACGTTCAACTGCGCAGCACCGCCTCCCGCAACCCCACGATCATCACCCAGCATATGATCAGCAACGTTCTGGAAGATTATGAGAAGTTTTTTTTCCTGGGCGGCAGCGCCAGCTGGGGCAATATTCGGGGGCTGCTCCAGGGCAATATCCAGGGCCTGCAAATTTATGAAGAAGGCGACTACGCCTCTCCCCGCAACGATGTCTGGGGCATCTCGGATCTGGCTCTGTTTCGGGAAGCTCACGCTGTTCTTCAGGAACAGACCGGGCCCTTCCTGGCCATCCTCCTGACTTCCGGCAACCATCGACCCTACACCATTCCGGATGATAACGACGGCTTCGTGATCCGCGACGACGTGCCCCAGGACATGCTGGTCAGCCACGGTTTTCATTCCCTGGCCGAATTTAATTCCTTTCGCTTCATGGACCATGCCGTGGGCCGGTTCATGGACATGGCCAGGGCCGCG
It encodes:
- a CDS encoding LTA synthase family protein: MIHRIPPFIRFFLAVTLFYLALFSAARLVFWLVFDNPHDPLGLGELVPALYVGLKFDLRLTLLMLAPLLLLGWIKWIHPLFTRVGRRLWGGYLGLATLVAAGFYVTDFGHYAYLLSRLDSTALRFLSNPLISAQMVWESYPVLPWLLGLLVLFALLGLLYAWVTRRCAEAEYAPPRLWQRALIVVVCLGLFAGGIYGKLSWYPLRWSDAFFSTHVFAPAVASNPVLYFFDTFKTGALVYDEDAVRTAYPLIAEFLGVDHPDPDRLDFVRSVEPMFQPDRPLNVVIVLLESFTTYKTGWSDNPLDPTPNFDRLVTESLLFPNFFTPTAGTARSVFTATTGLPDVQLRSTASRNPTIITQHMISNVLEDYEKFFFLGGSASWGNIRGLLQGNIQGLQIYEEGDYASPRNDVWGISDLALFREAHAVLQEQTGPFLAILLTSGNHRPYTIPDDNDGFVIRDDVPQDMLVSHGFHSLAEFNSFRFMDHAVGRFMDMARAADYYQDTVFIFFGDHGHLTEAAVHYYPSEIQLGLAQFRVPLVIHAPALFPEGRVLDAVASEMDVMTTMTSLIGQAHVNTTLGRDLFNPRFDQDRHAFVMTHGAVPSIGVINDRFYFRMHLDGAAQSLHLIHAEDSRPNLIDQHPETAAGMRDMTRGLYETTRYMMNHNPHRDHGSGSVDK